Proteins encoded in a region of the Agromyces protaetiae genome:
- a CDS encoding PP2C family protein-serine/threonine phosphatase, with the protein MTQIGNGNTRYRTMLPGGTQIGLSWAAVTHTGLRREANEDSFVAQPPVFAVADGMGGHAAGDFASAAVVTRLAEYGGRDVVGTPELDRSLRMAVQDMGRGAGVTDEGSGTTVTGAALGEIAGQPAWLVFNIGDSRVYRLVGGVLEQLTVDHSVVQELVDAGQITREEADTHPHSNVITRAVGFHEAPVPDYRAIAVEPGMRLLICSDGLTKELTSYGIRHFLLANPKSEPAARALLDAALGNGGRDNVTAIVVDVHDVVPAGDDEAAPA; encoded by the coding sequence GTGACGCAGATCGGCAACGGCAACACCAGGTACCGGACGATGCTGCCCGGCGGCACGCAGATCGGGCTCTCGTGGGCGGCGGTGACGCACACTGGCCTCCGCCGGGAAGCGAACGAAGACAGCTTCGTGGCGCAGCCGCCCGTGTTCGCGGTGGCCGACGGAATGGGCGGCCACGCGGCGGGCGACTTCGCGAGCGCCGCGGTCGTCACCCGCCTCGCCGAGTACGGCGGTCGCGATGTCGTCGGCACGCCCGAGCTCGATCGGTCACTGCGCATGGCGGTGCAGGACATGGGCCGTGGAGCGGGCGTCACCGACGAGGGCAGCGGCACCACCGTCACCGGTGCCGCGCTCGGCGAGATCGCCGGGCAGCCCGCCTGGCTCGTCTTCAACATCGGTGACTCCCGGGTGTACCGGCTCGTGGGCGGGGTGCTGGAGCAACTCACCGTCGACCACTCGGTCGTGCAGGAACTCGTCGATGCCGGGCAGATCACGCGTGAGGAGGCCGACACCCACCCGCACTCGAACGTGATCACGCGAGCGGTCGGCTTCCATGAGGCACCGGTGCCTGACTACCGGGCGATCGCCGTCGAGCCGGGCATGCGCCTGCTCATCTGCTCGGACGGGCTCACGAAGGAACTCACCTCATACGGGATCCGGCACTTCCTGCTCGCCAACCCGAAGAGCGAGCCGGCTGCCCGGGCTCTGCTCGACGCCGCCCTCGGCAACGGTGGCCGCGACAACGTGACGGCCATCGTGGTCGACGTGCACGACGTGGTGCCTGCAGGCGACGACGAGGCCGCGCCGGCCTGA
- a CDS encoding serine/threonine-protein kinase, with amino-acid sequence MTRRLPSNPPNLPGFAFVRVLGSGGFADVFLYEQNMPRRLVAVKVLLAEVVNDEVRQMFQAEANLMAQLSSHPSILTVYQASVAADGRPYLVMEFCSSSLAQRYRAQPVPVSEALAIGVRIASAVETAHRQGVLHRDIKPSNILTTAYGHPVLADFGIAATLGQLEHADSVGVSVPWSAPEILREQVPGSVASEVWSLGATVYSFLAGRSPFELPGGDNSSSALMARIGRARVPASGRVDVPRSLEQVLLRSMHRRPESRQGSALEFARDLQAVEDELGLAQTAVEIAVDDWAATHGIDLDERTLVTGTHAIPGAATPRRSRRRSTPAGSSTVVRSADAGVHTGTGSSGSRRRLWIVSVAALVIVIVLAGVAVLLIQGSAGSPSVAELRSTQADGTLTFDWDDPGLGAGDAYLVTIDGVAAPAQRSTSIVLEVADRDRVCATVRVVHDGRAGAPSPETCVDVEEPAG; translated from the coding sequence GTGACGAGGCGCCTACCGTCCAACCCGCCCAACCTTCCGGGATTCGCGTTCGTCCGTGTCCTGGGATCGGGCGGCTTCGCCGACGTGTTCCTGTACGAGCAGAACATGCCGCGTCGCCTCGTCGCGGTCAAAGTGCTGCTCGCCGAGGTCGTGAACGACGAGGTCCGGCAGATGTTCCAGGCCGAGGCGAACCTGATGGCGCAGCTGTCGAGCCATCCGTCGATCCTGACCGTGTACCAGGCGAGCGTGGCCGCCGACGGCCGGCCTTACCTGGTCATGGAGTTCTGCTCGTCCTCCCTCGCGCAGCGGTACCGGGCGCAGCCGGTCCCCGTCAGCGAGGCGCTGGCCATCGGGGTCAGGATCGCGAGCGCCGTCGAGACGGCGCACCGGCAGGGCGTGCTGCACCGGGACATCAAGCCGTCGAACATCCTGACCACCGCGTACGGCCATCCCGTGCTCGCCGACTTCGGCATCGCCGCGACGCTCGGCCAACTCGAGCACGCCGATTCCGTCGGTGTCTCGGTGCCGTGGTCGGCGCCCGAGATCCTGCGGGAGCAGGTGCCCGGCTCGGTCGCGAGCGAAGTGTGGTCGCTCGGTGCGACGGTGTACTCCTTCCTCGCCGGCCGGAGTCCGTTCGAGCTGCCGGGCGGCGACAACAGCTCGTCGGCCCTGATGGCACGCATCGGCCGGGCCAGGGTGCCCGCCTCGGGGCGCGTCGACGTCCCACGGAGCCTCGAACAGGTGCTCCTCAGATCCATGCACCGACGGCCCGAATCGCGGCAGGGCAGCGCGCTCGAGTTCGCACGTGACCTCCAGGCCGTCGAGGATGAGCTGGGGCTCGCGCAGACGGCCGTCGAGATCGCGGTCGACGACTGGGCCGCCACGCATGGGATCGACCTCGACGAACGCACGCTGGTCACCGGCACCCACGCGATTCCCGGTGCCGCGACGCCACGGCGTTCGCGGAGGCGGTCGACGCCCGCCGGCTCGTCGACGGTCGTGCGGTCGGCTGACGCGGGCGTGCACACGGGGACAGGGTCATCAGGCTCGCGGCGCCGCCTCTGGATCGTCTCGGTCGCGGCGCTGGTGATCGTGATCGTGCTGGCCGGTGTCGCCGTGCTCCTGATCCAGGGGAGCGCCGGGTCGCCGTCGGTCGCCGAGCTGCGATCCACCCAGGCCGACGGCACGCTGACGTTCGACTGGGACGACCCGGGCCTCGGGGCGGGCGACGCGTATCTCGTCACGATCGACGGGGTCGCGGCCCCCGCACAGCGCAGCACGTCGATCGTCCTGGAGGTCGCCGACCGCGATCGGGTCTGCGCGACCGTGCGCGTCGTGCACGACGGGCGTGCCGGGGCGCCGAGCCCCGAGACGTGCGTCGACGTCGAGGAGCCGGCCGGATGA